The segment CCTATGGGAGACCCACTGACCAGCCGGTGGGCACTTCTGGGCCTTACCTGGGCCACACAGAGCAGGTGGAGATCTGGGGACACAGACTCGGACCCTTCCCTGCCCAGCCGCAATGTACTACTGCCCCATGTTTACACATAAGGCGCCCTTCCAGCCAGCTGCTTCCCAGAATTCCAACAAGGGGCAGGGTAAGAATCCTTTGGCCCTTAGCGTTCCCATCAAATGGTGTGACATTTCCTGGCCCGGAGTAGAGAGGCTGGAACACAGGGCTCccaccctctgcttctcctcttttctctccataAAACATGAGATGCAAAGGGAATTGTGCTTCTCCACCACCCTTGTGTCATGTGTACCTTCTTCCTGACCCTGTCCTCAGAACTAAGCCCGACATGAGAAACAGTGGCCTTTTGCTCCAGGATCGGGCTCACTGCCTACTCCCCAGTTCGTTACAGGGAATGGAGGAAGGTATTTATTATAAAGTCCTCTCCCAAGGCAATAATCTGGTTGACAAGCCTTACATCTGCCTTAACATCTATTTTGACTGTCAGAAAGTCATTACTACCTGTTtcttactctttcctttccttttatagCAATCTTATGTCCCCCAGGCAATCAGATGCATCAGGCCAATTAGGAAGAAGCTCTTGTACTCTgaaggcaaaagggaaaaaatagttaCAGTCTGGAGACACAGTCCCATCGGCCAACCAGAGCCTTATTTTCCTCCCGCCTGGTCTCTACTCAAAGGGCTGCAATTTGTCATTAActacaaatgaaacaaaaggattCTCGTCATTGAAATCGTAGCCACCGATGCAGGCACTCCACTTAGAGACTTTGCACATAGATTTCTTTGTTGTAGTTCAGACGTGTTTAGGGAAAACAGCCTTCTTGTTGTTTTGCTGGTTTCTTTTttgcgggggaggggaggctggaggacTCGGGCTTGGCTGATATTCTTTTTCCTCACAAAGGGATTTCCCCCTGTTGCTTTATATATAGTCTCAAGATGAAAACTGAGCTGATTCCAGCACAAAGCACCCTCCTTGCTAATCTGTGGCTTCAGAACAGTTCCCTGGTGttaaattcatttccttgttttctccgTGGAAATTAAAAGGCAGAACAAGGGCAAAACAATCAAGAATGCCCACGCCAAGAGCTCTCTCCCTGGGCCAAATGTTACCTGAGGTcccatgcttttccttttttgttttttagagagccAGAAAGATGAGAATGATCTCaatgaggagagagaaatatTCAGCGAGATGATGCAAGTGATTGAACAAAGGGACAGACTCGTGGACTCCTTAGAGGAACAGCGCATAAAAGAAAAGGCTGAAGACCAGCACTTTGAAAGCTTCATATTCTCCCGGGGCTGTCAGCTGAGCAGGACGTGAGCAGGCCCAAGGCGCTCCCCCTGGATGCTGGCTGAGGGCGAATGGGGCCAGGCACACCCCACATACTCGCAGTTCCTCTGGCAGGATCTGCCATACCTGGAACTAAAGTGATACCCTATTgccattttttcttaaacattaaaattctctCATACGGAGTACAGCTGCCCAAGACCCTTCCCGAGATTATAATGAACAAAGTACGAAGTCTGTTCTGAGATCCGCATATTGGCAGGTCTCACGTTGGAGTGACCTTGGCGGATGACCAGCATTGTCTTCCTGAGAAAGTGACACTGGGATCGACTTTCCTGCTGCCTTTATCGTTTATCTTCCCAATTCATTGAGTTACACATCTTCAGATTTTTAAGAAGCCGCCTTTCCATTAATATATCCATATTTGCCCTTTTTTGCATGGATGACCGGTTTCCAAATGTCAGAAAGAAGCAGCCGCAGTTTAAAGATTAGGTTAATATTTAAATTGTGTTtccagagaaaaaggagaaacctTGAGATTACTGATTACACAAAGCAAATAACTCATATAGCAGGTGTTAATTCAATCCAGGGTGGATTTAATTTACCAGTTGTATTTATAAGCCTTAATATAATATACGTAAGCAATGAGAGCTTAATACAACATTTGagccttaattttatttaaaaaacaaaaaaaggaaaggaaaaaggaaataaaactttgcCCCTGTAACATAATGAAAAGCAATTCTAGAAAAGGAATCGTTTTCCAGTGCCTTTATATATAACTGTTGGTGATGGCAAAAAGGGAAGCTCATTTGTTGATAAAGTATCAGTGAGGCTGGGACTGCTACTGAAAACACACCCACTAGCGATCCAAGATGAGGATGCTTCCCGAAGGCTGTCTTCTCAGGTCCAAAGAGAAGCATCTCCCACACTCTCTCCAGGGATTCCCCAGGAACGCCACCGGACAAGAACAGAACCACTTTTGATTTCACAGAGGACCTGAGTACCATGACCCCATTTACCAAATGCAGGGACCAAATCCCAAACTGGGTCATGGATTTTTTACATGACATTTTCAgtatgaaaagaaagccaggggaTGGAGTTTTGTGTGCTGACAGGGGATTCCTGGGCTGTTCTGATGGGTCCTATGGGTACCAAAGAAAACGGATCTGTTTTACATAGTGATCTGTTGTCAGAAAGAATTGGATTGTTTTCCCTCAGTGGGATTCTTTGAAGATTCAGTCTGTTGCTGACAAGAGACGGACTGAGGAACTCTTTGTTATATGTCTGGCCGCTCTCATTTCTGCAAGTGTGTAAATGTGTCACTGAACAGAAGGTGCTTTGCAACAGTTGGCTCTGACCGGAGACCTTACTCTCCTCAATATAAGCTGACCACGAACCACTGCTGTCTGAGATGCTGTCCGCACACGCCAGTCTGGCCAGCGGGCGAGCCAGAAATCAGATATGTAACTGGATTTCCCAAGCCCACCAACATTTTGGGCAGTGTGAAATGCAACCTTTCCATGGCGTACCAAATTCTGAAGGTTGcagtcttcttttcctttcttctttcctccttccttcttcctttttcctttttttaaaaaaaagaatcagatcttCTAGAGCGTGAATTCTTCTATGAGGGAATACGTGCAGGTATCTATCAAAATTGTGCCATTTATGgctatttattcttatttatttatatatttggtggAAATTGCTAATCTGATTTCCTCCTACTTCTGGTTTTCCTGCGTTATGCTACTGGCACTAAGATATTGGTATATAAGCTATTTGACATACAAATAACCCAGATGTTTGGGGCAGTGAGTTGTATAGTATTAAAGATTTATGGAgatagttaaaataatattttcagtcATTAGGTA is part of the Ailuropoda melanoleuca isolate Jingjing chromosome 16, ASM200744v2, whole genome shotgun sequence genome and harbors:
- the LOC117796682 gene encoding MICAL C-terminal-like protein; this translates as MRYESELLIMAQELELEDHQSRLEQKLRQKMLKEVQKTESQDTWHARRAQESQKDENDLNEEREIFSEMMQVIEQRDRLVDSLEEQRIKEKAEDQHFESFIFSRGCQLSRT